From Phragmites australis chromosome 5, lpPhrAust1.1, whole genome shotgun sequence, a single genomic window includes:
- the LOC133917574 gene encoding disease resistance protein Pik-2-like: MELAVGASESAMSSLLGKLGSLLAQEYTLISGVRSEIQYMNDELASMHAFLRKLARAAAAGAAHDEQTKDWTEQVRDVAYDIEDCVDDFAHRLGHQPRGEGLLINLRRAWYTMATLWSRRDIAAKIIDLKKRAQDVGERRSRYGVQDPKHDSKGKSSGTPRPYTADHQPAAPQLVGTTKLVGQDKDIVDHGQWLTEPRPECDERILAIVGFGGLGKTTMAQELLRRFGEKFEYRASVQVSRKLNLPSLLRSILNQVTPQKEPERKNDGGGGPSESRVNGTEGWSVQQLKLKLKTQLEQKRYLLLIDDVWSVSSWRDIWESLPRNKKGSSIVVTTRFKSVANACCYKQDRIHMLKPLRGEESKILFFERIHDPEPTKFKEIKEEIIKKCAGLPLAILTVAGLLARRDLNESSHWKTVEESLNSELEKNLSPEGVTHILNLCYNDLPADQKNCLLYLSIFPKGCSIHRKRLTKRWIAEGFIIEKDGKTVEEVADDTFNDLISRNIVRPVEHSSNGKVKACQVHDMILEYIVSKSSEENFITVVGGHLLTPTPSNKVRRLSLHSSNPEDAKEKMESMNLSHVRSLTVFENFHHLPSYSFKSGILQVLELEGCKSLNTNQLDKICKMFHLKYLSLRKVYIKKLPSEIGKLQYLETLDIRETNVTYLPSSIGRLQKMVHLLGGNKSTRRALRFTEEIANMTALQTLSGIEISTSSTRDLGSMHNLTKLKKLSIYNLRDLDANSHKYDLLSAIEYLSGFSLKSLAIDDGFTGFLNSMDDLSTPPKYILSLDLSGKLLHVPKWIKELETLENLTLSLTSLQTEGLLLLSRLPLLFSLTFSVIAKGHDRSIVKILEKNTMDSGGKIFVPPGGFVRLKLLRFSAPVMPLLSFLEGAMPELQRLELQFRILEGAYGLENPGNLQQVNLTVSQQASEATKVKVSDIRSSVGMHQNKPTVVVDEYYE; this comes from the exons ATGGAGCTCGCTGTGGGCGCCTCCGAGAGCGCCATGAGCTCGCTGCTAGGCAAACTCGGCAGCCTCCTCGCCCAGGAGTACACGCTCATCAGCGGTGTCCGCAGCGAGATCCAGTACATGAATGACGAGCTCGCCAGCATGCACGCCTTCCTCCGCAAGCTCGCGcgcgccgccgcagccggaGCTGCCCACGACGAGCAGACCAAGGACTGGACCGAGCAGGTCCGCGATGTCGCCTATGACATCGAGGACTGCGTGGACGACTTTGCGCACCGCCTTGGCCACCAGCCCCGCGGCGAGGGCCTCCTCATCAACCTCCGACGCGCGTGGTACACCATGGCCACGCTCTGGTCGCGCCGGGACATCGCTGCCAAGATCATCGACCTCAAGAAACGCGCGCAGGATGTCGGCGAGCGCCGCTCGAGGTACGGAGTGCAGGACCCCAAGCACGACTCCAAGGGCAAGTCGAGCGGAACGCCTCGCCCGTACACCGCCGACCACCAACCTGCCGCCCCGCAGCTCGTCGGCACGACCAAGCTGGTAGGGCAGGATAAGGACATCGTCGACCACGGGCAATGGCTCACAGAGCCGCGGCCCGAGTGCGACGAGAGGATCCTCGCCATCGTCGGATTTGGCGGGCTCGGCAAGACAACAATGGCGCAGGAGCTGCTCCGCAGGTTCGGGGAGAAGTTCGAATACCGGGCGTCCGTGCAGGTGTCGCGGAAGCTGAACCTCCCGTCTCTGCTGAGAAGCATTCTCAACCAGGTCACGCCGCAGAAGGAACCCGAGCGCAAAAatgacggcggcggtggcccctCGGAGAGCCGTGTCAATGGGACCGAAGGATGGAGCGTGCAACAGCTCAAGCTGAAGCTCAAAACACAACTCGAGCAAAAGAG GTACCTTCTCTTAATAGATGATGTATGGTCCGTATCGTCATGGCGAGATATTTGGGAATCTTTGCCCAGAAATAAAAAAGGTAGTAGCATAGTGGTGACTACAAGGTTCAAGTCTGTAGCAAATGCCTGCTGCTATAAACAAGACCGTATCCACATGCTTAAACCACTCCGTGGTGAGGAATCCAAAATCCTGTTCTTTGAAAGAATTCATGATCCAGAGCCGACAAAATTCAAAGAAATCAAGGAGGAAATTATAAAGAAGTGTGCAGGTCTGCCTTTAGCAATACTTACAGTAGCAGGTCTCTTAGCCAGAAGAGACCTGAACGAAAGTAGTCATTGGAAAACAGTGGAGGAGTCTCTAAACTCAGAGTTAGAAAAGAATCTCTCCCCCGAGGGAGTGACGCATATTCTTAATCTCTGCTACAATGATTTGCCAGCCGATCAGAAGAATTGTTTGTTGTACTTGAGCATATTCCCAAAGGGTTGCAGCATCCACAGGAAGCGTTTGACCAAGAGATGGATAGCTGAAGGTTTCATTATTGAGAAGGATGGGAAAACTGTTGAGGAGGTTGCTGATGACACCTTTAATGATCTCATCAGCAGAAATATAGTTCGGCCAGTGGAGCATAGCAGTAATGGGAAGGTGAAAGCTTGTCAGGTTCATGATATGATCCTTGAATACATTGTGTCCAAGTCAAGCGAAGAGAATTTCATCACTGTGGTTGGAGGACACTTGCTCACACCAACACCAAGCAACAAAGTCCGCCGGCTTTCCCTGCATAGCAGCAATCCTGAGGACGCGAAAGAGAAAATGGAGAGCATGAACTTGTCCCATGTCCGGTCACTAACAGTGTTTGAGAATTTTCACCATTTGCCTTCTTATTCATTCAAGTCTGGAATCCTGCAGGTGTTGGAACTGGAAGGTTGCAAGAGCTTAAATACCAATCAGCTGGACAAAATATGTAAGATGTTCCACTTGAAGTATCTGAGCCTACGCAAGGTATACATCAAGAAGCTCCCATCAGAAATAGGAAAGCTTCAATATTTGGAGACACTGGATATAAGGGAGACAAATGTGACATACTTGCCTTCATCCATTGGGCGGCTCCAAAAAATGGTCCATCTTCTTGGTGGCAATAAATCCACACGTCGTGCCTTAAGATTCACCGAAGAAATTGCAAACATGACAGCATTACAGACACTATCAGGGATTGAGATTAGTACGAGCTCAACTCGAGACCTTGGAAGCATGCACAACCTCACCAAATTGAAGAAGTTGAGCATCTACAATCTTAGAGACCTTGATGCCAATAGCCATAAGTATGATTTACTCTCTGCCATTGAGTACCTAAGTGGCTTCTCCCTAAAGTCTCTTGCAATTGATGATGGTTTCACGGGTTTTCTTAATTCAATGGATGACCTATCCACTCCACCAAAATACATTCTCTCACTTGATCTTTCTGGCAAATTGCTTCATGTGCCTAAATGGATCAAGGAGCTGGAAACTCTTGAGAACTTAACTTTATCGTTGACTTCACTGCAGACAGAGGGTTTGCTACTTCTTTCCCGTCTCCCTTTGTTGTTTTCTCTCACATTTTCAGTCATTGCAAAAGGGCATGATCGTAGCATCGTGAAGATTCTAGAGAAGAATACAATGGATTCGGGAGGCAAGATCTTCGTGCCGCCTGGCGGATTTGTCCGTCTCAAACTACTCCGATTCTCCGCACCCGTGATGCCACTACTGAGCTTCCTAGAAGGGGCAATGCCAGAGCTTCAAAGACTCGAGCTACAATTCAGGATATTGGAAGGTGCTTATGGTTTAGAGAACCCTGGAAATCTTCAGCAAGTGAATCTAACAGTCAGCCAGCAAGCTTCTGAAGCTACCAAGGTGAAGGTGTCTGATATCAGAAGTTCTGTAGGTATGCATCAGAACAAACCTACAGTGGTAGTTGATGAGTACTACGAATGA